The genomic region GACGCTCTTCCGCCGTAGTTTCCTCATTGGTAACCATATTATCGGATATGGTAAGCAGTGCGAGCGCCTGCCGTTTGTACTGTGCGGCAAGGGTATAAAGCTCGGCGGCTTCCATTTCAATCGCCAAAAGACCGTACTGCGACCAGAGTTTCCACGTTTCAAGCTCGTCATAGAACACATCAGACGAAGCGATAGGGCCAACCAAGGGGTTATACCCTAAGCGGACAGCCGCATCATAGGCATGCTTTAAGAGTTTCCAGTCCGCTGTCGGGGCGAACTGAGTTCCGCGGAAACGGAGCGTATTTGAACCTGAATTGGTCGCAGCGCTCATCCCGATAATCAACGAACGAAGCGGAATCTCTTTTTGCAAGGCTCCCGCAGTACCGATACGGATAGCTTTTTGCACGCCGTATTCACGGAAAAGCTCGTTCACATAGATGGAAATAGAAGGCTGTCCCATGCCGGTTCCCTGCACGGAAACCTTTACACCTTTATACGTGCCGGTAAACCCGTACATACCGCGGACTTCATTGTAACAGCGCGCATTTTCTAAAAAATTTTCGGCAACAAATTTTGCTCGCAGCGGGTCGCCCGGCAG from Treponema vincentii harbors:
- the deoD gene encoding purine-nucleoside phosphorylase, with translation MSIHIGAKQGEIAERILLPGDPLRAKFVAENFLENARCYNEVRGMYGFTGTYKGVKVSVQGTGMGQPSISIYVNELFREYGVQKAIRIGTAGALQKEIPLRSLIIGMSAATNSGSNTLRFRGTQFAPTADWKLLKHAYDAAVRLGYNPLVGPIASSDVFYDELETWKLWSQYGLLAIEMEAAELYTLAAQYKRQALALLTISDNMVTNEETTAEERQTSFTAMMQTALEAIIAE